GAAAACATGACTCGAGCGGTTATTGAAGAGCGTCCTACTAACTTCCGGGAGATTGATGTATTCTCGCGTCTAATTATGGACCGAATTATCTTTTTGGGTATGCAGGTGGAAGAGGGAATTGCTAACATCATTACCGCCCAGCTACTGTTCTTGCAATCGGTAGACCCGAAAAAGGATATTTCTCTGTACATTAACAGCCCCGGTGGTTCGGTATACGCCGGATTAGGCATGTACGATACCATGCAGTTCGTTACCCCCGATGTAGCTACTATCTGCACGGGTATGGCTGCTTCTATGGGAGCGGTGCTTTTATCAGGGGGAGCACATGGTAAGCGTGCGGCACTTCCTCACGCCCGTATTATGATTCACCAGCCCAGTGGTGGAATGCAAGGGCAGTCGAAGGACATGGAGATTACGCTACGTCAAACCCTAGAACTCCGAAAGGATCTATACCAAATTCTGGCCGACCATAGCGGACAAACTTTTGAGAAAATTGAACAAGATTCGGATCGC
This region of Tunicatimonas pelagia genomic DNA includes:
- a CDS encoding ClpP family protease, whose amino-acid sequence is MINKEEFRKYAVKGQGINGLTFDSYVQRVENMTRAVIEERPTNFREIDVFSRLIMDRIIFLGMQVEEGIANIITAQLLFLQSVDPKKDISLYINSPGGSVYAGLGMYDTMQFVTPDVATICTGMAASMGAVLLSGGAHGKRAALPHARIMIHQPSGGMQGQSKDMEITLRQTLELRKDLYQILADHSGQTFEKIEQDSDRDYWMRPTEAKEYGLIDEVLDRGVASKVRNES